The following proteins come from a genomic window of Phacochoerus africanus isolate WHEZ1 chromosome 9, ROS_Pafr_v1, whole genome shotgun sequence:
- the RBM23 gene encoding probable RNA-binding protein 23 isoform X2, translated as MASDDFDIVIEAMLEAPYKKEEDEQQRKEINEESPNTTTNSTSSTSNSGSGTSGSSASGEASKKKRSRSHSKSRDRKHSRSRDRDRDRDRHRRRGSRSRSRDRQRRHRSRSWDRRHSESRSRDRRREDRVHYRSPPLATGRRYGHSKSPHFREKSPVREPVDNLSPEERDARTVFCMQLAARIRPRDLEDFFSAVGKVRDVRIISDRNSRRSKGIAYVEFCEIQSVPLAIGLTGQRLLGVPIIVQASQAEKNRLAAMANNLQKGSGGPMRLYVGSLHFNITEDMLRGIFEPFGKIDNIVLMKDSDTGRSKGYGFITFSDSECARRALEQLNGFELAGRPMRVGHVTERLDGSTDITFPDGDQELDLGSAGGRLQLMAKLAEGSGIQLPTTAAAAQAAALQLNGAVPLGALNPAALTALSPALNLASQAIASQCFQLSSLFTPQTM; from the exons ATGGCATCCGATGACTTTGATATAGTGATTGAGGCCATGCTGGAGGCTCCCTATAAAAAAGAGGAG GACGAGCAGCAGAGGAAAGAGATCAACGAGGAGAGCCctaacaccaccaccaacagcaccagcagcaccagcaacAGTGGCAGTGGTACCAGTGGGAGCAGCGCCAGTGGGGAGGCAAGCAA GAAAAAGAGGAGTCGGAGCCATAGTAAAAGCAGGGATAGAAAACACAG TCGTAGTCGAGACCGAGACCGAGACCGGGATCGTCACAGGCGGAGAGGCAGTCGGAGCCGAAGTCGAGATCGGCAGCGTCGTCACCGCAGCCGCAGCTGGGATCGTCGACACAGTGAGTCACGAAGTCGAGACCGGCGTCGTGAGGATCGTGTGCACTACAGGAGTCCACCGCTTGCCACTGG GCGTAGGTATGGACACAGTAAGAGTCCTCATTTCAGAGAGAAGAGCCCGGTCAG ggagcctgttgaTAATCTGAGTCCCGAGGAGCGTGATGCCCGCACAGTGTTCTGTATGCAGTTAGCTGCGCGCATTCGGCCCCGAGACCTAGAGGACTTTTTCTCTGCTGTTGGCAAG GTTCGAGACGTACGTATCATCTCAGATCGGAACTCACGTCGTTCTAAGGGCATCGCCTACGTGGAATTCTGTGAGATCCAGTCTGTGCCACTGGCCATTGGGCTAACCGGGCAGCGGCTGCTGGGAGTGCCTATCATTGTACAGGCCTCACAG GCTGAGAAAAACCGACTGGCAGCCATGGCCAACAACCTGCAGAAGGGCAGTGGGGGACCAATGCGTCTCTATGTGGGCTCCCTGCACTTCAATATCACCGAGGACATGCTCCGTGGCATCTTTGAGCCCTTTGGCAAA ATCGATAATATTGTCCTAATGAAGGACTCAGATACAGGCCGCTCTAAAGGTTATGGTTTTATCACG TTCTCTGACTCTGAGTGTGCCCGACGGGCCCTGGAACAGTTGAATGGCTTTGAGCTTGCTGGTCGACCTATGAGGGTTGGCCATGTGACTGAGCGGCTGGATGGTAGCACAGACATCACCTTTCCTGATGGAGACCAGGAGCTGGACCTGGGATCAGCAGGTGGACGTCTGCAGCTCATGGCCAAGTTGGCAGAAG GCTCTGGAATCCAGCTGCCAACCACTGCTGCCGCTGCCCAAGCTGCTGCCTTGCAGCTGAATGGAGCAGTTCCTTTGGGGGCCCTGAACCCAGCAGCTCTGACTG CTCTGAGTCCGGCCCTGAACCTGGCCTCCCAGGCAATCGCCTCCCAATGCTTCCAGCTTTCCAGCCTCTTTACCCCCCAAACCATGTGA
- the RBM23 gene encoding probable RNA-binding protein 23 isoform X4 → MASDDFDIVIEAMLEAPYKKEEDEQQRKEINEESPNTTTNSTSSTSNSGSGTSGSSASGEASNRSRDRDRDRDRHRRRGSRSRSRDRQRRHRSRSWDRRHSESRSRDRRREDRVHYRSPPLATGRRYGHSKSPHFREKSPVREPVDNLSPEERDARTVFCMQLAARIRPRDLEDFFSAVGKVRDVRIISDRNSRRSKGIAYVEFCEIQSVPLAIGLTGQRLLGVPIIVQASQAEKNRLAAMANNLQKGSGGPMRLYVGSLHFNITEDMLRGIFEPFGKIDNIVLMKDSDTGRSKGYGFITFSDSECARRALEQLNGFELAGRPMRVGHVTERLDGSTDITFPDGDQELDLGSAGGRLQLMAKLAEGSGIQLPTTAAAAQAAALQLNGAVPLGALNPAALTALSPALNLASQAIASQCFQLSSLFTPQTM, encoded by the exons ATGGCATCCGATGACTTTGATATAGTGATTGAGGCCATGCTGGAGGCTCCCTATAAAAAAGAGGAG GACGAGCAGCAGAGGAAAGAGATCAACGAGGAGAGCCctaacaccaccaccaacagcaccagcagcaccagcaacAGTGGCAGTGGTACCAGTGGGAGCAGCGCCAGTGGGGAGGCAAGCAA TCGTAGTCGAGACCGAGACCGAGACCGGGATCGTCACAGGCGGAGAGGCAGTCGGAGCCGAAGTCGAGATCGGCAGCGTCGTCACCGCAGCCGCAGCTGGGATCGTCGACACAGTGAGTCACGAAGTCGAGACCGGCGTCGTGAGGATCGTGTGCACTACAGGAGTCCACCGCTTGCCACTGG GCGTAGGTATGGACACAGTAAGAGTCCTCATTTCAGAGAGAAGAGCCCGGTCAG ggagcctgttgaTAATCTGAGTCCCGAGGAGCGTGATGCCCGCACAGTGTTCTGTATGCAGTTAGCTGCGCGCATTCGGCCCCGAGACCTAGAGGACTTTTTCTCTGCTGTTGGCAAG GTTCGAGACGTACGTATCATCTCAGATCGGAACTCACGTCGTTCTAAGGGCATCGCCTACGTGGAATTCTGTGAGATCCAGTCTGTGCCACTGGCCATTGGGCTAACCGGGCAGCGGCTGCTGGGAGTGCCTATCATTGTACAGGCCTCACAG GCTGAGAAAAACCGACTGGCAGCCATGGCCAACAACCTGCAGAAGGGCAGTGGGGGACCAATGCGTCTCTATGTGGGCTCCCTGCACTTCAATATCACCGAGGACATGCTCCGTGGCATCTTTGAGCCCTTTGGCAAA ATCGATAATATTGTCCTAATGAAGGACTCAGATACAGGCCGCTCTAAAGGTTATGGTTTTATCACG TTCTCTGACTCTGAGTGTGCCCGACGGGCCCTGGAACAGTTGAATGGCTTTGAGCTTGCTGGTCGACCTATGAGGGTTGGCCATGTGACTGAGCGGCTGGATGGTAGCACAGACATCACCTTTCCTGATGGAGACCAGGAGCTGGACCTGGGATCAGCAGGTGGACGTCTGCAGCTCATGGCCAAGTTGGCAGAAG GCTCTGGAATCCAGCTGCCAACCACTGCTGCCGCTGCCCAAGCTGCTGCCTTGCAGCTGAATGGAGCAGTTCCTTTGGGGGCCCTGAACCCAGCAGCTCTGACTG CTCTGAGTCCGGCCCTGAACCTGGCCTCCCAGGCAATCGCCTCCCAATGCTTCCAGCTTTCCAGCCTCTTTACCCCCCAAACCATGTGA
- the RBM23 gene encoding probable RNA-binding protein 23 isoform X1 yields MASDDFDIVIEAMLEAPYKKEEDEQQRKEINEESPNTTTNSTSSTSNSGSGTSGSSASGEASKKKRSRSHSKSRDRKHSRSRDRDRDRDRHRRRGSRSRSRDRQRRHRSRSWDRRHSESRSRDRRREDRVHYRSPPLATGRRYGHSKSPHFREKSPVREPVDNLSPEERDARTVFCMQLAARIRPRDLEDFFSAVGKVRDVRIISDRNSRRSKGIAYVEFCEIQSVPLAIGLTGQRLLGVPIIVQASQAEKNRLAAMANNLQKGSGGPMRLYVGSLHFNITEDMLRGIFEPFGKIDNIVLMKDSDTGRSKGYGFITFSDSECARRALEQLNGFELAGRPMRVGHVTERLDGSTDITFPDGDQELDLGSAGGRLQLMAKLAEGSGIQLPTTAAAAQAAALQLNGAVPLGALNPAALTALSPALNLASQAIASQCFQLSSLFTPQTM; encoded by the exons ATGGCATCCGATGACTTTGATATAGTGATTGAGGCCATGCTGGAGGCTCCCTATAAAAAAGAGGAG GACGAGCAGCAGAGGAAAGAGATCAACGAGGAGAGCCctaacaccaccaccaacagcaccagcagcaccagcaacAGTGGCAGTGGTACCAGTGGGAGCAGCGCCAGTGGGGAGGCAAGCAA GAAAAAGAGGAGTCGGAGCCATAGTAAAAGCAGGGATAGAAAACACAG TCGTAGTCGAGACCGAGACCGAGACCGGGATCGTCACAGGCGGAGAGGCAGTCGGAGCCGAAGTCGAGATCGGCAGCGTCGTCACCGCAGCCGCAGCTGGGATCGTCGACACAGTGAGTCACGAAGTCGAGACCGGCGTCGTGAGGATCGTGTGCACTACAGGAGTCCACCGCTTGCCACTGG GCGTAGGTATGGACACAGTAAGAGTCCTCATTTCAGAGAGAAGAGCCCGGTCAG ggagcctgttgaTAATCTGAGTCCCGAGGAGCGTGATGCCCGCACAGTGTTCTGTATGCAGTTAGCTGCGCGCATTCGGCCCCGAGACCTAGAGGACTTTTTCTCTGCTGTTGGCAAG GTTCGAGACGTACGTATCATCTCAGATCGGAACTCACGTCGTTCTAAGGGCATCGCCTACGTGGAATTCTGTGAGATCCAGTCTGTGCCACTGGCCATTGGGCTAACCGGGCAGCGGCTGCTGGGAGTGCCTATCATTGTACAGGCCTCACAG GCTGAGAAAAACCGACTGGCAGCCATGGCCAACAACCTGCAGAAGGGCAGTGGGGGACCAATGCGTCTCTATGTGGGCTCCCTGCACTTCAATATCACCGAGGACATGCTCCGTGGCATCTTTGAGCCCTTTGGCAAA ATCGATAATATTGTCCTAATGAAGGACTCAGATACAGGCCGCTCTAAAGGTTATGGTTTTATCACG TTCTCTGACTCTGAGTGTGCCCGACGGGCCCTGGAACAGTTGAATGGCTTTGAGCTTGCTGGTCGACCTATGAGGGTTGGCCATGTGACTGAGCGGCTGGATGGTAGCACAGACATCACCTTTCCTGATGGAGACCAGGAGCTGGACCTGGGATCAGCAGGTGGACGTCTGCAGCTCATGGCCAAGTTGGCAGAAG GCTCTGGAATCCAGCTGCCAACCACTGCTGCCGCTGCCCAAGCTGCTGCCTTGCAGCTGAATGGAGCAGTTCCTTTGGGGGCCCTGAACCCAGCAGCTCTGACTG CTCTGAGTCCGGCCCTGAACCTGGCCTCCCAGGCAATCGCCTCCCAATGCTTCCAGCTTTCCAGCCTCTTTACCCCCCAAACCAT GTAA
- the RBM23 gene encoding probable RNA-binding protein 23 isoform X3 yields the protein MASDDFDIVIEAMLEAPYKKEEDEQQRKEINEESPNTTTNSTSSTSNSGSGTSGSSASGEASNRSRDRDRDRDRHRRRGSRSRSRDRQRRHRSRSWDRRHSESRSRDRRREDRVHYRSPPLATGRRYGHSKSPHFREKSPVREPVDNLSPEERDARTVFCMQLAARIRPRDLEDFFSAVGKVRDVRIISDRNSRRSKGIAYVEFCEIQSVPLAIGLTGQRLLGVPIIVQASQAEKNRLAAMANNLQKGSGGPMRLYVGSLHFNITEDMLRGIFEPFGKIDNIVLMKDSDTGRSKGYGFITFSDSECARRALEQLNGFELAGRPMRVGHVTERLDGSTDITFPDGDQELDLGSAGGRLQLMAKLAEGSGIQLPTTAAAAQAAALQLNGAVPLGALNPAALTALSPALNLASQAIASQCFQLSSLFTPQTM from the exons ATGGCATCCGATGACTTTGATATAGTGATTGAGGCCATGCTGGAGGCTCCCTATAAAAAAGAGGAG GACGAGCAGCAGAGGAAAGAGATCAACGAGGAGAGCCctaacaccaccaccaacagcaccagcagcaccagcaacAGTGGCAGTGGTACCAGTGGGAGCAGCGCCAGTGGGGAGGCAAGCAA TCGTAGTCGAGACCGAGACCGAGACCGGGATCGTCACAGGCGGAGAGGCAGTCGGAGCCGAAGTCGAGATCGGCAGCGTCGTCACCGCAGCCGCAGCTGGGATCGTCGACACAGTGAGTCACGAAGTCGAGACCGGCGTCGTGAGGATCGTGTGCACTACAGGAGTCCACCGCTTGCCACTGG GCGTAGGTATGGACACAGTAAGAGTCCTCATTTCAGAGAGAAGAGCCCGGTCAG ggagcctgttgaTAATCTGAGTCCCGAGGAGCGTGATGCCCGCACAGTGTTCTGTATGCAGTTAGCTGCGCGCATTCGGCCCCGAGACCTAGAGGACTTTTTCTCTGCTGTTGGCAAG GTTCGAGACGTACGTATCATCTCAGATCGGAACTCACGTCGTTCTAAGGGCATCGCCTACGTGGAATTCTGTGAGATCCAGTCTGTGCCACTGGCCATTGGGCTAACCGGGCAGCGGCTGCTGGGAGTGCCTATCATTGTACAGGCCTCACAG GCTGAGAAAAACCGACTGGCAGCCATGGCCAACAACCTGCAGAAGGGCAGTGGGGGACCAATGCGTCTCTATGTGGGCTCCCTGCACTTCAATATCACCGAGGACATGCTCCGTGGCATCTTTGAGCCCTTTGGCAAA ATCGATAATATTGTCCTAATGAAGGACTCAGATACAGGCCGCTCTAAAGGTTATGGTTTTATCACG TTCTCTGACTCTGAGTGTGCCCGACGGGCCCTGGAACAGTTGAATGGCTTTGAGCTTGCTGGTCGACCTATGAGGGTTGGCCATGTGACTGAGCGGCTGGATGGTAGCACAGACATCACCTTTCCTGATGGAGACCAGGAGCTGGACCTGGGATCAGCAGGTGGACGTCTGCAGCTCATGGCCAAGTTGGCAGAAG GCTCTGGAATCCAGCTGCCAACCACTGCTGCCGCTGCCCAAGCTGCTGCCTTGCAGCTGAATGGAGCAGTTCCTTTGGGGGCCCTGAACCCAGCAGCTCTGACTG CTCTGAGTCCGGCCCTGAACCTGGCCTCCCAGGCAATCGCCTCCCAATGCTTCCAGCTTTCCAGCCTCTTTACCCCCCAAACCAT GTAA